The DNA segment cgtcaaGTTTATCCATAATCGACGTCTAGGAggtgacgttaatcagcgtttttgcactagtgaaagGAGTGATTAAggttatgaaatttattttgggaaactttactttcaaagctaattaataaaacttctttttacGAAGAGATAGCCCTATTGCCCCTCACAACTATCTATGAGAACAATTTCTTGTCTAGTGGGTAAAAAACTTTCCtttcaagtaaaaaataagACTATTACAGATCATTCTTAACTTGAAGAGTTTCCTCTTTCATAAAACTATGAATACACTGTTTTGTTTGATACGTTTTTGCTAGTTTACAAGCAGAAGGCCTTTTTACAATGGCCAATGAGGAATCATCTTCGACGAGTGTCAGAGACATGGGAAAGTGCTGAGTGTTATTCAGCCAAGTCCAATATAATAAATGGGTGTGAAGCAACAAGTTCATGCACAAGAAGCTTCAACAGCTAAACTCTTTGCTACTCCTTTACATGGATCTCCGAACGTATTAATTGATAGTTCAATTCTACAACTGCTTGATCCTATGCAGCCCTGTTAGAAGATGTTCTTTGGAGTAAGTATAATCCgagtcaaaaaataaaataaaattagcaaCACAAAATACATATATGAACTTATTGTTTAACAAGAAAGCATGATAACACCTTCTGCACAATGGATAGAGCCTTATTGCTGCTGCAGCGTCCGTGTTTGAAGTTTCCACAAGTCCCCTGTGGTGTTCCAAAACTAGCAAATTTGATGGAAGAGATCACCTGCTTAGGATAAGGGCATTCCAGTAACAGTACAGGCCCTACTTTTCTTCCTGATTCTGCGTCAGAATTCCATAAGTCTACAGGTGGAGGGTGAGATTCAGATACATGAGAACACACGCTTCCTATCTGTTTTGTAGCAAAACTGATTTGCTTAGGGTTGCCTCCACTTTCCTCAAACAGTACTAGTGTGTTGCCTTGAGGTCGTAACCATGATCTTGGTACATGGTATCTGCGGGATCGTACTCAAATTAGTATCTAGCAGGATTGCATTTACTTTATTTGAACAATTAAGAGCTACTTTCAAGTTTCAACTTCTCTCATGCAGAATATGTAGCACTTACAATGTCTGTGATGGCTTTCCACAGTTCTGGAGGCATTTGGATGCTTGATAGGACCCTCTATAATTGCACGAATCAGTACAACCACCGCTTGGAGAGGCATACGTAGGCCAGTATCGTCCAATGCTCTGTCCATTCACCCAAGCCTCACCTTTTCCCATCCCTGTGAAGTCAATTGCAACTGGATTGCTACCAGAGGGAGCAAAGAAGTTTGTCTGATAgaatgatttaatatattagCTAGCAGCAGCAAAATCATTTCTCCTACAGTAGCATTGCCTTAATTTTCTATGAAGTGTGTGATTATGGAGATATCAGATAGAAATGTTAACACAAAATTCGACAATCCATAAACAAAGGGAAACAAATTGTAGTGAAGTAAAGAGACTTTTCGGTACAttatatattctattaaagATTACCTTGTACCAAATGAAGGGTTGGTGTACAGGTAGGGTAGATTGTGAATTCCACTGTCCAGAACTGTCACCAGATGGACCTAAATCTTCACCTTTAATACCAATCTGAATTCACACAAATTATGGACAGTGTATTCTATATATGGGTCCAACCAAAAcctcaaaatgagaaaaaaaaaattggcttTACTTAGGCTGAGAGCATGAGACTAACCTGATATGTCCACATATGGGAGGACAGATCCAGAGAGCTGCCATTTTTCAAACCTTTTAATATCACAGGGCCAGTGATCCCTGCACCCCATGTGTCAAAAAAAGCTCCATAGTTCTGATGTGCATAAGGTTTGCATTAATTGATGTGACGATGAGCACTGTTTTGGTGATACAGTGAAATAATATTGGGAGGATTAACAGATGAATATATTACAAGAAGAAAAGACAAACCTGAAGTCCCACAGTTAAACTCAGGAGATCAATTGTATTCTTCCCAGCCACTAGAGTGATGGGGATGTCTACTTTGACGTTAGCTTTCTCATGGTTGCCCATTCCACTCCCTGAAAAAGTTCTCCATAATGTCACAGATGAGTGTCATTATTGATAGATaatgaaatatttcatttaaacgAAGAACTGAATATTTTGCTACCTCCTTGAAACTGTTCTTACTTTATTTCTAATCAATCTTGAATTCATTTTGCTACATCCTTGAAATCGATTGAGATGCTGGCATATgagtttttatataataaattttacaattgaGAGAAGTAAATGTTGGATAACATGGGTTATAAGTTGTTGAGAGATCAAAACATAAAAGGAAATTTTCAAGGCTGCTATATAATAGGTTGGGTATCATTATTCTGATTTTGGCTTGAAGGAATGCATGAACATCAATGTTGAAGGTAGTCCAGGGGAAGCAAAGTTGTGCAGttaaaatttagaacaaaaggAAGGTAATTTGGAGATTGAAATGACCTAtgttttaattctatttatttatatattttttattttttttgtaaatgtaTTTTATAGACTGAAATAACTCTTAGAATTCCTTAACAGTACTCTAGCGGTTACACATAAAAAGAGTCACATGAATATCACTAAATACTCTTAATATACCCTTCAAGAAGCATCACATTTTCATCAAATACTTGACACATTATTCAACAGAACATGAGTTATTACATCTATTCGGTATATATTTAGATGTTTAAGAATGCAAACTTGTGTAGaaatttttggattttcaaCCACACATACTAGGAAGATAGAGAGATACAGGGATGTTCCTTATTTGTCATGTAATGACTCTAGAATGCATAATGTTTGCCAACCTACACATAGTTTTCCTCAATGTAAAgcattttctaaaaaagaaGCTTTGACTTCAAGAAGGGTGGGTGGAGCGAGATACTACCAAggaatttaaacaataatatagAAGCATAAAAAGATATTGAACTCACAAGAAggattgatttaaatttaatataccTGCAAGTTTCCCATTTATGAAAGCACGAAGAGCATGACCAAGGGATTCAATGTGAAGGACAGCTTGAGTATCAGTATCAAGATCAATGCTGCagaaaaaaacaatgaaaatcaTTATTGTGGGACAAAAAATTCCAAGCCAGAAGAAAGCTTTCTCAACCTAGAAGATATATTATATACCTTAATGAGTACCACAAATAATCACTTCTATCACCAGTTGTATTTATTTGCTCCAGCAACccaaattttgagaatgaatCAGCCTTTGAAATACCTATAGGTTCACTAATCCAACTCCATCCCGAGTAAGAATCATCCAACGAGCCAACATCTTTTAAAGATTCAGTTGTAAAGCTTGAAATCACAGATGCAGAATTTATCTGTAATCATAAATAACTATTCGTTATTCAACTTCATGCACTAGAAAATGAAAGAGGTCTGAACTGTAGATAGATCAATCACATGCATTCTGAAAGTAACCTTGTTCAATTGAACTATCTATTTTGATCTCAAAGCTGACAAGGCAAACCTTTGCAGTATTAAG comes from the Vigna radiata var. radiata cultivar VC1973A chromosome 2, Vradiata_ver6, whole genome shotgun sequence genome and includes:
- the LOC106756136 gene encoding beta-galactosidase 8-like, with the protein product MRASQTLFLLLWFFCIYASTSFSANVTYDHRALVIDGKRRVLVSGSIHYPRSTPEMWPDLIQKSKDGGLDVIETYVFWNLHEPVQGQYNFEGRADLVKFVKTVAAAGLYVHLRIGPYACAEWNYGGFPLWLHFIPGIQFRTDNKPFEEEMKRFTAKIVDMMKQENLYMSQGGPIILSQIENEYGNIDADYGPAAKSYIKWAASMATSLDTGVPWVMCQQLDAPDPIINTCNAFYCDQFQPNSKAKPKIWTEGYTGWFLAFGDALPHRPVEDLAFAVARFFQRGGTFNNYYMYHGGTNFGRASGGPFVASSYDYDAPIDEYGTIRQPKWGHLKDLHKAIKLCEEALIATDPTITSLGPNIEVAVYKTGAVCSAFLANIATSDAKVTFNGNSYHLPAWSVSILPDCKNVVLNTAKINSASVISSFTTESLKDVGSLDDSYSGWSWISEPIGISKADSFSKFGLLEQINTTGDRSDYLWYSLSIDLDTDTQAVLHIESLGHALRAFINGKLAGSGMGNHEKANVKVDIPITLVAGKNTIDLLSLTVGLQNYGAFFDTWGAGITGPVILKGLKNGSSLDLSSHMWTYQIGIKGEDLGPSGDSSGQWNSQSTLPVHQPFIWYKTNFFAPSGSNPVAIDFTGMGKGEAWVNGQSIGRYWPTYASPSGGCTDSCNYRGSYQASKCLQNCGKPSQTLYHVPRSWLRPQGNTLVLFEESGGNPKQISFATKQIGSVCSHVSESHPPPVDLWNSDAESGRKVGPVLLLECPYPKQVISSIKFASFGTPQGTCGNFKHGRCSSNKALSIVQKGCIGSSSCRIELSINTFGDPCKGVAKSLAVEASCA